One region of Purpureocillium takamizusanense chromosome 4, complete sequence genomic DNA includes:
- a CDS encoding uncharacterized protein (COG:S~EggNog:ENOG503P4JR) has protein sequence MLLCLPCITRHRRINKMSGEHTGFFYGVLMVPEIFYSICYGTKNPPEAIRKLHTFTPAVLHDHGRHRVKSADYPAVIPEKGHRVDGIYATGLTDANLEKLDFFEGSEYDRVTAQVEVQDASSGKETVYTSKPASVYIFLRTEVVEQREWDFEEFCREKMRLWTRNGFSFEDVAEDYAVKAAA, from the exons ATGCTCCTTTGCCTTCCTTGCATTACCAGACACAGAAGAATAAACAAGATGAGTGGAGAACATACCGGTTTCTTCTACG GGGTTTTG ATGGTCCCGGAGATTTTCTATAGCATATGCTATGGCACCAAGAACCCTCCCGAAGCGATCCGCAAGCTGCACACCTTTACCCCGGCCGTGCTTCATGACCATGGCCGTCATCGCGTCAAGTCCGCAGACTACCCTGCAGTGATTCCCGAGAAGGGTCACCGCGTAGACGGCATCTACGCCACTGGCTTGACCGACGCCAACCTAGAGAAGCTGGACTTTTTTGAGGGCTCGGAGTATGATCGCGTCACCGCCCAAGTCGAGGTTCAGGACGCTTCCAGCGGCAAGGAGACCGTGTATACGTCCAAGCCTGCCTCCGTTTATATTTTCCTCCGTACGGAGGTGGTGGAACAGCGCGAATGGGACTTTGAGGAGTTCTGCCGTGAAAAGATGAGACTTTGGACGAGGAATGGCTTCTCCTTCGAGGATG TTGCCGAAGACTACGCCGTGAAGGCGGCCGCTTAA
- a CDS encoding uncharacterized protein (COG:S~EggNog:ENOG503NZDR~TransMembrane:7 (o90-109i202-224o558-580i680-699o719-738i784-807o1141-1162i)), which translates to MTMGDYRQGYADNRATAETPRREDRAERRRHEHSPEGFTYEFRDVDLTNGERGGGVARPMKRRRFCPAWIHDGDGIDDQGWKPFSMTTPVLLSLALLSLLVAAGIETLAQRSAARGGLALAPTQDDIPAAAMFAYQYVPNVAAAVYSLVWNWVDLDVKRMQPWFELSRPDGARGEDSLLLDYPVEFLAFVPLKAAKKRHWPVFLSGTIMMLVFWVITPLQSAILGTGVVHRTSPMTIVNRSTLLPLAEQADRIDPKALMIGYSMGWLNGTAPKFTTPEYALLPFYVDNDPAPNGSTRNWTATTTKLTAELDCWPAETSFRSRQLSVADFLNGQGCNASVILFDDEYRVQMQFIGYWGSAYSSYFLAGPDCPNTTDTVHQFLLLWTRSPQKPVPGRESNITALYCQSHYYKQDVRVTINSQTKLADPNSFQNLTERTVLTEKEFNATAFDYLVANGMDQGAEARERDEPYKIVVEQSPRLEHYNLTQFPDPAIGYALAGRNYSLNDLADPKALHLAFDRALKYLFSATVSRLLVNTTDFDDRSATSTYPLAGIIVSRPFSAAVEALLAACAILTFVLLWLCRKEPCHLRANPNSISRLNDIFRNSHEALNAFSRLDNADGKSLHEIFRNDRFRLTRAKGHEDYALRLEYAPANIGEVKEGKSSEPYYSPIRPFALTRTMGFIFLCIMVAALAVIIGLKSAESSRNGLARPSQSFEVLQLLENYIPTAFATLVEPFWVMLNRLICVMQPFQDLWAGKARPAKSIYTTYSAIPPQLTLWRALKARHFVLGLVCFTTLAANMLGVGLGALFNESPTAVRHSQEFKPLITYTFSNESMEQWDLKLLGPRAMSSQYLDHFTFSLAHLEYGTPLPPWVTPEYFFLPHSIPGNGANLSTDTYTLQTRGMGANFNCTPLPPLEINPYDPENKTSSCSDPHAWATWHMREQRLWNDVSNATVATTRCGVPSRSDIPRDCYGQFVMAWARSRNKDKTAGTIHATFAECRPVFETAMFNVTVDAQGNVLSFNRTEDIQSHLNFKNNQTLINRLVQTASSLVNCDVKWRNDSLATDWMSYLMADFIGNRDFITATNPPPDPAALIPTMHRVYRLTFSLLLGLGHTIVFDAAADDEPTSTGWRHTQETKIFLDTAPLIITLVVLSLNVVVAALFYARTTAFVLPRMPTSIGSILAYVAPSRAVASTSRAAPLRQSRTFSFGRYRGVDGLVHIGIELDPHVVPIDPNALRGDVGLGSRLWRRVARRKGRGGGLTTWL; encoded by the exons ATGACGATGGGGGATTACCGGCAAGGCTACGCGGACAACAGAGCCACGGCTGAGACGCCACGCCGCGAGGACAGGGCGGAGAGGCGACGACACGAGCATAGCCCTGAGGGCTTCACGTACGAATTTCGAGACGTCGACCTCACGAATGGCGAGAGGGGGGGCGGTGTGGCCCGGCCGATGAAGAGGAGGCGCTTCTGCCCGGCGTGGATTCACGACGGAGACG GCATCGACGACCAAGGCTGGAAGCCCTTCTCCATGACGACGCCCGTCCTGCTGTCCCTGGCGCTCCtctcgctgctcgtcgccgcgggcatcgagacgctcgcgcagcgcagcgcggcccgcggcgggctcgccctGGCCCCCACGCAGGACGacatccccgccgccgccatgttcGCGTACCAGTACGTGCCCaacgtggccgccgccgtgtacAGCCTCGTCTGGAACTgggtcgacctcgacgtcaaGCGCATGCAGCCGTGGTTCGAGCTCAGCAggcccgacggcgcgcggggcgaggactcgctgctgctggattATCCGGTCGAGTTTCTGGCGTTTGTGCCGCTgaaggcggcgaagaagag ACACTGGCCGGTGTTTCTGTCGGGAACCATCATGATGCTCGTCTTCTGGGTCATCACGCCGCTGCAGAGCGCCATCCTCGGTACCGGTGTCGTGCATCGGACGAGTCCCATGACCATCGTCAACAGGTCAACGCTCTTGCCTCTGGCTGAACAAGCGGACAGGATAGATCCCAAGGCCCTGATGATTGGATACTCCATGGGGTGGCTGAATGGGACAGCGCCCAAGTTTACAACGCCGGAATACGCTCTCCTGCCGTTTTATGTCGACAATGATCCTGCACCGAACGGCTCCACCAGGAATTGGActgcaacaacaacaaagcTGACTGCAGAGCTAGACTGTTGGCCCGCAGAGACATCTTTCCGATCGAGACAACTGAGCGTGGCTGACTTCTTGAACGGGCAAGGGTGTAACGCCTCCGTCATTCTCTTTGACGACGAGTATCGTGTTCAGATGCAGTTCATCGGATACTGGGGGAGCGCCTATTCGAGTTACTTCCTGGCAGGTCCCGACTGCCCGAACACGACCGATACTGTCCACCagtttcttcttctttggaCAAGGTCGCCACAGAAGCCGGTACCTGGCCGCGAATCCAATATCACCGCCCTTTATTGTCAGAGCCATTACTACAAGCAAGACGTCAGGGTCACCATCAACTCCCAGACCAAGCTTGCGGATCCAAATTCTTTTCAAAATTTGACTGAGAGGACCGTATTGACGGAAAAGGAGTTCAACGCGACGGCATTTGACTACCTTGTGGCCAACGGCATGGATCAAGGGGCTGAAGCGAGGGAGAGAGATGAGCCTTACAagatcgtcgtcgagcagagTCCAAGGCTGGAACATTATAACCTGACGCAGTTCCCGGATCCAGCTATCGGCTACGCGCTAGCTGGCCGGAATTATTCCCTGAACGATTTGGCCGACCCAAAAGCCTTGCACTTGGCGTTTGATCGCGCCTTGAAATACTTGTTCTCAGCCACTGTGAGCCGGCTGCTCGTCAACACGACCGACTTTGACGATCGAAGCGCCACTTCCACCTATCCCCTAGCCGGCATCATTGTCAGCAGacccttctccgccgccgtcgaagcgCTTCTCGCGGCGTGCGCCATTCTCACGTTCGTGCTGCTGTGGCTCTGTCGCAAGGAGCCGTGCCATCTTCGGGCGAACCCAAACTCAATCTCGCGACTAAACGACATATTCCGCAACAGCCACGAGGCTCTGAATGCATTCTCCAGGCTCGACAATGCTGACGGGAAGTCCTTGCACGAGATTTTCCGGAATGACAGGTTCAGGCTCACTCGAGCGAAGGGGCACGAGGATTATGCCCTGCGCTTGGAGTATGCGCCGGCCAATATCGGCGAGGTAAAAGAAGGAAAGTCTTCAGAACCATACTACAGTCCGATACGACCCTTTGCTCTCACGCGTACAATGGGCTTCATATTTCTCTGCATCATggtggccgccctcgctgtTATCATAGGATTGAAGTCGGCGGAATCCTCACGAAACG GACTGGCTCGGCCATCTCAATCGTTCGAAGTtctgcagcttctcgagAACTACATCCCCACGGCGTTTGCTACTCTGGTCGAGCCCTTCTGGGTGATGCTCAATCGGCTCATCTGCGTCATGCAACCCTTCCAGGACCTCTGGGCCGGCAAAGCTCGACCCGCAAAGAGCATATACACGACGTACTCAGCCATCCCCCCGCAACTCACCTTGTGGAGGGCATTAAAGGCACGGCACTTTGTTCTCGGCTTGGTGTGCTTCACCACCCTGGCCGCGAATATGTTGGGAGTCGGTCTGGGCGCCTTGTTCAACGAGAGCCCAACGGCGGTCCGGCACAGCCAAGAATTCAAGCCCCTGATAACGTACACGTTTTCAAACGAGTCCATGGAACAATGGGACCTCAAGCTGCTAGGTCCTCGCGCGATGTCGTCGCAGTATCTCGATCACTTCACTTTTTCGCTGGCACATCTGGAGTACGGGACGCCATTGCCTCCTTGGGTCACTCCCGAATACTTCTTCCTCCCACATAGCATACCCGGAAATGGCGCGAACCTGTCCACGGATACATACACACTGCAGACGCGAGGCATGGGTGCAAACTTCAACTGCAcacccctgccgccgcttgAGATCAACCCTTACGATCCGGAAAACAAAACCAGTAGCTGCAGCGACCCTCACGCCTGGGCGACCTGGCACATGCGTGAGCAAAGGTTGTGGAATGACGTCTCGAACGCAACTGTGGCGACAACAAGGTGCGGTGTTCCGAGCAGATCCGACATCCCAAGAGATTGCTATGGCCAGTTTGTCATGGCATGGGCCCGTTCTCGcaacaaggacaagacggcGGGGACTATACATGCCACCTTTGCTGAGTGTCGGCCCGTGTTCGAGACAGCAATGTTCAATGTCACCGTCGACGCACAAGGAAACGTCTTGTCGTTCAATCGAACCGAAGACATCCAGTCGCACTTGAACTTCAAGAACAATCAGACCCTCATCAACCGCCTTGTCCAAACTGCCTCCAGCCTCGTCAACTGCGATGTAAAGTGGCGCAACGACAGCCTTGCCACGGACTGGATGTCCTACCTCATGGCAGATTTCATCGGAAACAGGGACTTCATCACTGCTACGAACCCTCCCCCCGACCCCGCAGCGCTCATTCCGACGATGCACCGTGTATACCGACTGACGTTCAGTCTGCTCCTGGGCCTCGGCCACACCATCGTgttcgatgccgccgccgacgacgagcctaCTTCCACGGGCTGGAGACACACGCAAGAGACCAAGATCTTCCTCGACACGGCGCCCCTCATCATcacgctcgtcgtcctctcACTCAAcgtggtcgtggccgcccTCTTCTACGCCCGCACCACCGCTTTCGTCCTCCCGCGCATGCCCACCAGTATCGGGTCGATCCTCGCTTACGTTGCCCCGAGTCGCGCTGTCGCGAGCACGAGCCGGGCGGCCCCCCTGCGACAGAGTCGAACGTTCAGCTTTGGACGGTaccgcggcgtcgatggtCTGGTGCACATTGGCATTGAGCTAGACCCTCATGTTGTGCCAATCGACCCCAACGCCTTGAGGGGCGACGTTGGGCTGGGGTCACGTTTGTGGAGGAGGGTGGCAAGGCGCAAAGGCCGCGGAGGGGGATTGACCACGTGGTTATAA
- a CDS encoding uncharacterized protein (EggNog:ENOG503P0B9~SECRETED:SignalP(1-22~SECRETED:cutsite=LLS-NP~SECRETED:prob=0.1891)~CAZy:AA11) — protein sequence MFAKNFVLSGLAALGSAHVLLSNPVPYGRSDLKNFPLNLDGSNFPCQQRPTAYDAQGASNVYAQGSQQQLSFVGSAVHGGGSCQISVTTDLQPTKDSKWKVIHSIIGGCPARDMGGNYDANDAKFINPNKYSYTIPKELAAGNYTLAWTWFNKVGNREMYMNCAPLTVTGSGGSSNFMNTLPDMYKANIYGEDGCRTPNNENFPYPNPGKNVVYENKVTPTVTLAATDPCIPVNGGGGPPAPYPPPAQTQVPSSAPRPTNVNNPVQPPPPSGTKPGGVYITVSSGQPAATSAPPVASQPAAPSSVAPAPGAGNPGGSSPAGGHPQGTACSTEGTWNCVGGTSFQRCASGAWSSLQPMGAGMQCTAGESSNLEAKTKVSKRNLRRARRFAA from the coding sequence ATGTTCGCCAAGAACTTTGTCCTCAGCGGTCTCGCTGCCCTCGGAAGCGCCCACGTCCTCCTGAGCAACCCAGTCCCGTACGGCAGATCGGACCTTAAAAACTTCCCGCTGAATTTAGATGGCAGTAACTTCCCTTGCCAACAACGCCCCACTGCCTACGACGCGCAAGGGGCCAGCAATGTCTATGCTCAAGGTAGTCAACAACAGCTGTCTTTCGTTGGCAGCGCTGTTCATGGTGGGGGCTCTTGTCAGATCTCGGTCACTACCGACCTGCAGCCCACCAAAGACTCCAAGTGGAAGGTGATTCACTCAATCATCGGCGGCTGCCCTGCTCGGGATATGGGCGGAAACTACGATGCAAACGACGCCAAGTTTATAAACCCCAACAAGTACAGCTATACCATCCCCAAGGAGTTGGCTGCAGGCAACTATACCCTGGCCTGGACCTGGTTCAACAAAGTGGGCAACCGCGAAATGTACATGAACTGTGCTCCATTGACGGTCACTGGTTCCGGTGGCTCAAGCAACTTTATGAACACTCTACCCGACATGTACAAAGCCAACATCTACGGAGAGGATGGCTGCCGCACCCCGAATAACGAGAACTTCCCGTATCCCAATCCGGGCAAGAATGTCGTGTATGAGAACAAGGTTACCCCGACGGTCACTTTGGCAGCGACCGATCCATGCATccccgtcaacggcggcggcggtcctcCTGCCCCTTACCCTCCGCCAGCTCAAACTCAGGTCCCAAGCAGTGCCCCTCGGCCTACAAATGTCAACAACCCTGttcagccgccgcccccgtctgGAACCAAGCCCGGAGGCGTTTACATCACTGTTTCGTCGGGGCAGCCTGCTGCTACTTCTGCACCCCCGGTCGCCTCCCAGCCTGCGgctccgtcgtcggtggCTCCCGCTCCTGGCGCCGGCAACCCAGGCGGCAGCAGTcccgcgggcggccaccCTCAGGGCACTGCCTGCAGCACCGAGGGTACATGGAACTGCGTGGGGGGAACCTCTTTCCAGCGTTGTGCTAGCGGCGCCTGGTCATCCCTTCAGCCTATGGGGGCTGGCATGCAGTGCACGGCTGGCGAGTCGAGCAACCTcgaggcgaagacgaaggTGTCGAAACGCAACCTGCGCCGGGCTCGTCGATTTGCGGCGTAA